A stretch of DNA from Anopheles nili chromosome 2, idAnoNiliSN_F5_01, whole genome shotgun sequence:
CTCGCCCGGCAGCAGCAATCGCACCGCGGTCTGGATCTCGCGGGACGTGATGGTGGACCGCTTGTTGTAATGGGCCAACCGGGATGCTTCGGCCGCAATCCGCTCAAAGATGTCGTTCACAAAGCTGTTCATAATACTCATCGCCTTCGATGAGATGCCGGTGTCCGGATGGACCTGCTTGAGCACTTTGTAAATGTAAATGGCGTAGCTCTCCTTGCgggtcttcttcttcttcttcttgtcgGACTTGGAGATGTTTTTCTGGGCTTTTCCCGACTTCTTGGCCGCTTTTCCACTCATTTTCGGTGCCATCTTTTCACTTGATACGATTAAGCAGAGTAACTAGTACAACTTGGTTTTCACTTCACTACGCACAGTCTTACTGCTTTGAGGTAACTTTTTCGAATGAGTCAAAATTTCGATTTTTTGCTTATATATGGATCCGAGGCCTCaatcgcacacaaaacaactgCCAACAGAAGCCACGCCCACTGAGTGCGAAACGACACACGCCGCGtcataaaacgaaaaatcgGAAATTTTTCATATGTCAAAACGTTCTTAGCCATTGCACGAGAAGCACGTACCGTGTGTCGATTAACATTCGTGAATAACgtttaattttcaccaaaaCCGCGAATATCATCATGTCCGGACGTGGCAAGGGAGGAAAAGTTAAGGGAAAGGCAAAGTCCCGTTCGAACCGCGCCG
This window harbors:
- the LOC128731574 gene encoding histone H2B-like encodes the protein MAPKMSGKAAKKSGKAQKNISKSDKKKKKKTRKESYAIYIYKVLKQVHPDTGISSKAMSIMNSFVNDIFERIAAEASRLAHYNKRSTITSREIQTAVRLLLPGELAKHAVSEGTKAVTKYTSSK